The following proteins come from a genomic window of Proteiniphilum propionicum:
- a CDS encoding MBL fold metallo-hydrolase has protein sequence MKIKTFEFNPLGVNTYVLSDETKECVVIDAACFYADEKEILLNYLFDHDFVVKHLLNTHLHFDHIFGVNTLASQFELTLECHKADEFLLNDIPGQLRLFGIPNSNSNYKPEIGNYLNDQDIIAFGNQSLKVIHTPGHSPGSVVFYSEDAGCVFSGDALFYTSIGRTDLPGGSYDELLDSIHSKLFSLPDETVVYCGHGPATTIGFEKKNNSFAGIAT, from the coding sequence ATGAAGATAAAAACATTCGAATTTAATCCACTGGGAGTGAATACATACGTTTTGTCAGACGAAACAAAAGAGTGCGTAGTAATTGATGCAGCCTGTTTTTATGCTGATGAGAAGGAGATATTGCTTAATTATCTTTTCGACCATGACTTTGTGGTAAAACACCTGCTGAACACACATCTACATTTCGATCATATTTTCGGTGTAAACACACTTGCTTCACAGTTTGAACTCACTCTTGAGTGTCACAAAGCTGATGAATTTTTGCTTAATGATATACCAGGACAATTACGACTGTTTGGAATTCCTAACTCAAACTCAAATTATAAACCTGAAATTGGAAATTACCTTAATGACCAGGATATTATCGCTTTTGGAAATCAATCACTGAAGGTGATACATACACCAGGCCATTCACCCGGTAGTGTAGTGTTCTACAGTGAAGATGCAGGATGCGTCTTCAGCGGAGATGCTCTCTTTTACACAAGCATTGGACGTACCGATCTCCCCGGGGGCAGTTATGACGAGCTTCTTGATAGTATTCATTCAAAACTATTCTCGCTGCCTGACGAAACAGTCGTCTATTGCGGTCACGGGCCTGCTACTACAATAGGGTTCGAAAAAAAGAACAACTCTTTTGCAGGAATTGCAACCTGA
- the rsmG gene encoding 16S rRNA (guanine(527)-N(7))-methyltransferase RsmG, translating into MKIIEAYFPYLADNQKKQFDALFGLYSDWNAKINVISRKDIDNLYLHHVLHSLAIARYTSFAPGTFIMDVGTGGGFPGIPLAILFPDVQFLLLDSIGKKIRVAAEVSKSLGLANVDVIHSRVEDEKRKFHYIVSRAVMPLPELIRLTRKNISKEHINALPNGAFSLKGGDLTAELHPFKRIAEVVSLSDYFSEPFFETKKLVYVPI; encoded by the coding sequence GTGAAGATTATTGAGGCCTATTTCCCGTATCTTGCAGATAATCAGAAAAAACAGTTTGATGCTCTTTTCGGGCTCTATTCTGACTGGAACGCCAAGATTAATGTGATATCCCGCAAAGATATTGATAATCTCTATCTGCATCATGTGTTGCATTCACTGGCCATTGCCAGATACACATCCTTCGCACCTGGTACGTTCATTATGGATGTGGGCACTGGAGGAGGTTTCCCGGGAATACCACTGGCCATTCTTTTCCCGGATGTGCAATTTTTACTTCTCGACAGTATAGGAAAAAAGATCAGGGTGGCGGCCGAAGTATCAAAGTCGTTGGGATTAGCAAATGTAGATGTCATACATTCGCGGGTTGAAGATGAGAAACGGAAGTTCCATTATATCGTGAGCCGCGCAGTGATGCCGTTGCCGGAACTTATAAGGCTTACACGCAAAAATATCTCCAAAGAACATATAAATGCACTTCCTAACGGGGCCTTTTCCCTGAAAGGTGGCGACCTGACAGCCGAACTGCACCCTTTTAAAAGGATTGCAGAAGTAGTCTCTCTTTCTGACTATTTTTCAGAGCCTTTTTTTGAAACGAAGAAATTGGTATATGTCCCTATCTGA
- a CDS encoding RsiV family protein gives MEERNIMQVFLLPVMAVLLFFSCNNNGRSMFKTENSVGFDTIMVAERSYLEEDTTKPYCDIRVEFVYPVNSGKASLDTLQRFFVKSMLGQPYDSLAPAEAVKAYVNNYIENYNYDATTYRESAIDMLEMNTLIPGIDLLESEHFPEDVFYSYYESLSDSIVFNRSGVLAFQVRQSNNKGGSTSYDSYRNYVINLNTGQQVTENEIFNAGYDIALQSLIIASLLDKNNVKTVEELEDLGYFGVLEIVPNKNFLLNDKGIIYTYNKGEYSAYQLDAPQVFIPYSLIRSLLRENSIAYKLAGLQ, from the coding sequence ATGGAGGAACGAAATATCATGCAGGTTTTCCTGCTGCCTGTTATGGCAGTGTTATTGTTTTTCTCTTGCAACAACAATGGAAGGAGCATGTTCAAAACTGAAAACAGTGTCGGATTTGACACAATCATGGTGGCTGAACGCAGCTATCTGGAAGAAGACACAACCAAACCATACTGCGACATAAGGGTGGAGTTTGTTTACCCTGTGAATAGCGGTAAGGCAAGTCTTGATACCCTGCAGCGTTTTTTTGTCAAAAGCATGCTGGGTCAACCGTATGACTCGCTGGCACCTGCAGAAGCGGTTAAAGCCTATGTGAATAATTATATCGAAAATTATAACTACGATGCAACTACCTACCGGGAGTCTGCGATTGATATGTTGGAGATGAATACCCTGATTCCAGGCATTGACCTCTTAGAAAGTGAACACTTCCCGGAAGATGTTTTTTACTCATACTATGAAAGCCTTTCCGATTCAATCGTATTTAATCGATCAGGAGTGCTTGCCTTTCAGGTAAGACAGTCAAACAACAAGGGGGGATCAACATCGTACGATTCGTATCGCAATTACGTGATTAATCTTAATACGGGACAACAGGTGACCGAAAACGAAATATTCAATGCCGGGTACGATATTGCATTGCAAAGCCTTATCATTGCTTCGTTACTGGATAAGAACAACGTTAAAACGGTGGAGGAACTGGAAGATCTGGGCTATTTTGGTGTCCTTGAAATTGTTCCTAACAAAAATTTCCTGTTGAATGACAAAGGGATTATTTATACATACAACAAGGGGGAGTATTCAGCTTACCAGCTTGATGCACCTCAGGTATTTATTCCCTACAGTTTGATACGGTCACTGTTGAGAGAAAACAGCATAGCTTATAAATTAGCCGGATTACAGTGA
- a CDS encoding phytoene desaturase family protein, which yields MKKKVIITGTGLGGLASGLLLQSKGYDVHFLEKNSCPGGRLNRIEKDGFTFDTGPSFFSMSYVFTDFLKLCGVEMPFRFVELDPLYSVHFADGRNFRLYKDIRKLAEQFRDIEPGFEAKMERYLKKSGVLFHDTFDIVIRSNFDNYLDYFVALMKVNPVHIPVLMKMFWQHVKEYFDSQEARQIVSLVAFFLGRTPFDTMAIYSLLSYTEFRHDGYHNVEGGMYRIVEGIVDVLKQRGATFLFKTEVTAAEVECDRITRLTDSEGNHYEADIFLVNADAALFRGRVLHRKKYSETKLQKMEWTMGYLTAYVGIDRKLPGLDLHNYFLGSNFETYAHNVLKDPDSLQKPYFYVNAISKHNPGCAPEGCESLFFICPVPNLQYKPDWSDRDEIADSILADFSKRIGIDIMPHIVTRTIYTPQEWEKQFNLYMGSGLGLSHRLSQIGGLRPKNFDEEYGNLFYVGASTTPGAGLPMAVISAEMVCRRILSC from the coding sequence ATGAAAAAGAAAGTGATCATCACCGGCACGGGGCTTGGTGGCCTCGCTAGCGGACTGCTGCTGCAAAGCAAGGGATACGATGTGCATTTCCTCGAGAAGAACAGTTGCCCCGGAGGAAGGCTTAACCGCATCGAGAAGGATGGGTTCACCTTCGACACCGGTCCCAGCTTCTTCAGCATGTCTTACGTCTTTACCGACTTTTTGAAGCTCTGCGGTGTGGAGATGCCCTTCCGATTCGTGGAGCTGGATCCGCTCTATTCGGTGCACTTCGCCGATGGGCGCAACTTCCGCCTCTACAAGGATATCAGGAAGCTGGCAGAGCAGTTCCGCGACATCGAACCCGGTTTCGAGGCGAAGATGGAGCGCTACCTTAAGAAGTCGGGCGTCCTCTTCCACGACACCTTCGACATTGTAATCCGTAGTAATTTCGACAATTACCTCGACTACTTCGTCGCCCTGATGAAGGTCAACCCGGTGCATATCCCCGTACTGATGAAGATGTTCTGGCAACATGTTAAGGAGTACTTCGACTCACAGGAGGCACGGCAGATCGTCTCGCTGGTGGCATTTTTCCTGGGACGCACCCCTTTCGACACTATGGCTATCTACAGCCTGCTCTCATACACCGAGTTCCGGCACGATGGCTACCACAACGTGGAGGGCGGCATGTATCGGATAGTGGAGGGGATAGTAGATGTGCTGAAACAGCGAGGCGCCACCTTCCTCTTTAAAACCGAGGTCACCGCGGCAGAGGTGGAGTGTGACCGCATAACACGCCTTACCGACAGCGAGGGCAATCACTACGAAGCCGATATCTTCCTGGTCAACGCCGATGCGGCGCTCTTCCGGGGACGCGTGCTGCATAGGAAGAAGTACTCCGAGACGAAGCTGCAAAAGATGGAGTGGACCATGGGCTACCTTACTGCCTATGTCGGTATCGACCGTAAGCTGCCGGGCCTCGACCTGCACAACTACTTCCTTGGCTCCAACTTCGAGACATATGCCCATAACGTACTAAAGGACCCCGACTCGCTGCAGAAACCTTACTTCTACGTGAACGCCATCTCAAAGCATAACCCCGGATGCGCACCGGAGGGATGCGAGAGCCTCTTCTTTATATGTCCCGTGCCCAACCTGCAGTACAAGCCCGACTGGAGCGACCGTGACGAGATTGCCGACAGTATTCTGGCCGACTTCTCCAAAAGAATCGGCATAGACATCATGCCCCACATAGTCACCCGCACCATCTACACCCCGCAGGAGTGGGAGAAGCAGTTCAACCTCTACATGGGGAGCGGACTGGGGCTGTCGCACCGCCTAAGTCAGATCGGCGGCCTCCGTCCGAAGAACTTCGATGAGGAGTATGGAAACCTCTTTTACGTGGGCGCTTCCACCACACCCGGGGCGGGACTCCCCATGGCGGTAATCAGCGCCGAGATGGTCTGCAGGCGGATACTTAGTTGTTGA
- a CDS encoding cryptochrome/photolyase family protein translates to MSEKITKLADAVIKSTRKENPVTVCWMRRDLRLEDNHALWQALRSGCPVLLLFIFDTEILGALREKEDRRVAFIFSAIETMNRRLRQQYNSGVLCLQGKPEEIFEKLLADYQIGAVCCNEDYEPYAITRDRKVEQLLARRGVPFRQYKDQVIFHKEDILTAAGKPYIVYTPYSRAWLLKYHVGEQVFYPSEEMLDNLLHEIPPVLSIEETGFHDPGFCFPPAEADDGVIATYDRTRDFPALQDGVTRMGVHLRFGTVSIRRLVLRASLLNEAYLKELIWREFFMQVLWHFPYVTEGPFRKKYEAVLWENNEEDFYLWCNGNTGYPLVDAGMRELNATGFMHNRVRMITASFLTKHLLIDWRWGESRFAEKLLDYDLAANNGNWQWVAGTGCDAAPWFRIFNPAEQQKRFDPRQEYIRRWIPELGTPQYPAPVIGHTFARQRALERYNV, encoded by the coding sequence ATGTCCGAAAAAATAACAAAACTGGCTGATGCGGTAATAAAAAGTACTCGAAAGGAAAATCCGGTGACCGTCTGCTGGATGCGGCGCGACCTTAGGCTGGAAGACAACCATGCCCTCTGGCAGGCACTGCGTTCCGGTTGCCCGGTGCTGCTGCTTTTTATCTTCGACACTGAGATACTGGGTGCACTCAGGGAGAAAGAGGACCGTAGGGTTGCCTTTATCTTTTCTGCGATTGAGACGATGAACAGGCGGCTGCGACAACAATACAACTCCGGTGTACTCTGTCTGCAGGGCAAGCCGGAAGAGATCTTCGAAAAGCTGCTGGCCGATTACCAAATCGGGGCGGTCTGCTGCAACGAGGACTACGAACCCTATGCCATCACGCGCGACCGAAAGGTGGAACAGCTACTTGCGCGAAGAGGGGTGCCGTTCCGACAATACAAGGACCAGGTAATCTTCCATAAAGAGGATATCCTCACCGCTGCGGGTAAGCCTTACATCGTCTATACGCCTTACTCCCGTGCCTGGCTGCTGAAGTATCATGTAGGGGAACAGGTATTCTATCCTTCGGAAGAAATGCTGGACAACCTGTTGCATGAGATTCCTCCGGTGCTGTCAATAGAGGAGACCGGGTTCCATGATCCCGGTTTCTGCTTTCCTCCTGCTGAGGCAGACGACGGAGTGATCGCAACCTACGATCGCACACGCGACTTTCCGGCGCTGCAGGATGGTGTAACACGCATGGGTGTGCACCTGCGATTTGGCACTGTCAGCATCCGCCGACTGGTACTGCGCGCCTCGCTACTCAACGAGGCCTACCTGAAGGAACTGATATGGCGTGAATTTTTCATGCAGGTACTCTGGCACTTCCCTTATGTAACGGAAGGGCCTTTCCGGAAGAAGTACGAGGCGGTCCTCTGGGAGAACAACGAGGAGGATTTCTACCTCTGGTGCAATGGCAACACCGGCTACCCGCTGGTAGATGCGGGTATGCGGGAGTTGAACGCTACCGGATTCATGCACAACCGGGTGCGGATGATTACCGCCAGCTTTCTCACCAAGCACCTGCTCATCGACTGGAGGTGGGGTGAGTCCCGATTCGCGGAGAAATTGCTCGACTACGATCTGGCGGCCAACAACGGTAACTGGCAGTGGGTGGCCGGTACCGGATGCGATGCTGCGCCCTGGTTCCGGATCTTTAATCCAGCGGAACAACAGAAACGGTTCGATCCACGACAAGAGTATATCCGTCGCTGGATCCCTGAGCTGGGAACGCCACAATACCCCGCACCGGTGATCGGACACACTTTCGCCCGACAACGGGCACTGGAACGATATAACGTTTAA
- a CDS encoding glycosyltransferase family 2 protein — protein MTEYIACLILAFALIQLLVALVNLFFRERLPEREDAIQPPSLSLLIPARDEETNIVRLLNDLVTVSDRIREIIVFDDQSADDTARIVEEFAAHDFRIRLIRGGELPGGWSGKNHACCRLAKEATGNYLLFLDADVRVGEGVIDRSMCYMQRWQCDLMSIFPTQEMRSIGEKITVPNMQIILLTLLPLPLVRLSGLSSLSAANGQFMMFKRKTYEELEPHRQFPKSRAEDIEIARYLKRERRRVSCLTGIEGVRCRMYRSLPEAVEGFSKNVTYFFGNSSPAAILYWLVTSLGFIVFIVAGRCDGLWLWLATTLLARIAASLTAGLKAGYNLLLFLPQQLMLGVFILRSLVNKRKKTFRWKGRSI, from the coding sequence ATGACGGAATACATAGCCTGCCTTATTCTTGCCTTTGCGCTGATACAACTTTTGGTAGCACTGGTTAACCTCTTTTTCCGGGAGCGGCTGCCGGAGCGTGAAGATGCAATACAGCCGCCAAGCTTGTCGTTGCTGATACCCGCGCGCGACGAGGAGACGAACATTGTCAGGTTGTTAAACGATCTTGTTACTGTCTCAGACCGTATCCGGGAGATCATCGTCTTCGACGACCAGTCCGCCGATGATACCGCAAGGATTGTAGAAGAGTTTGCCGCACACGATTTCCGCATCCGGCTGATACGCGGTGGCGAATTGCCCGGCGGCTGGTCTGGCAAGAACCATGCCTGCTGCCGCCTGGCAAAGGAAGCAACAGGTAACTACCTCCTCTTCCTCGATGCCGATGTTAGGGTGGGAGAGGGAGTGATCGACCGTTCCATGTGCTATATGCAACGGTGGCAATGCGACCTGATGAGCATCTTCCCTACACAGGAGATGCGCTCCATCGGTGAGAAGATTACCGTGCCCAATATGCAGATTATCCTGCTCACGTTGCTGCCACTCCCGCTGGTGCGCCTATCGGGTTTATCCTCGCTGTCAGCTGCTAACGGGCAGTTTATGATGTTCAAGCGTAAAACCTATGAAGAGCTTGAGCCTCACCGGCAGTTCCCGAAAAGCCGGGCGGAGGATATCGAGATTGCCCGCTACCTGAAGCGGGAACGCAGGCGGGTGAGCTGCCTCACCGGCATTGAGGGGGTGCGCTGCCGCATGTATCGCTCCCTGCCGGAAGCGGTGGAAGGTTTCTCAAAGAACGTCACATACTTCTTCGGCAACTCATCGCCGGCTGCGATCCTCTACTGGCTGGTCACCTCTCTCGGCTTCATTGTCTTCATCGTCGCGGGGAGATGTGACGGACTCTGGCTCTGGCTTGCTACCACCCTCCTCGCCCGAATTGCTGCATCATTGACAGCAGGTCTGAAGGCGGGTTACAACCTGCTGCTGTTCCTCCCGCAACAACTGATGCTGGGAGTCTTTATACTACGCTCGCTCGTCAACAAAAGAAAAAAAACGTTCCGCTGGAAGGGGCGGAGTATATAG
- a CDS encoding 1-acyl-sn-glycerol-3-phosphate acyltransferase, with translation MTVEGTFADRGFPVLLIGNHIGWWDGFWAMYLKLEVVKRKIHFMMQEDQLLRFRFFNYTGAFSVKRNSREALYSLRYASSLLQDKGNMVLIYPQGRLQSLYCKSFHFEKGIERILQGREGMVQLLMSVNMIDYLAHPKPSLTIYLRDYEGQFRREALEEAYNRFYSDCLTLQTSRTE, from the coding sequence GTGACAGTAGAGGGTACATTCGCGGACCGGGGGTTTCCAGTGCTGCTGATCGGTAACCACATTGGTTGGTGGGACGGCTTCTGGGCGATGTACCTCAAGCTGGAGGTGGTAAAGCGCAAGATTCATTTCATGATGCAGGAAGATCAGTTGCTCCGTTTCCGCTTTTTCAACTACACCGGAGCTTTTTCGGTGAAGAGGAATAGCCGGGAGGCATTGTATTCACTCCGGTATGCATCATCACTGCTTCAAGATAAGGGCAACATGGTGCTAATATACCCTCAGGGCAGGTTGCAGTCGCTCTACTGCAAGAGCTTCCACTTCGAGAAGGGAATCGAGCGCATCCTGCAGGGTAGGGAAGGTATGGTTCAGTTGCTTATGTCGGTCAACATGATAGACTACCTGGCGCATCCGAAACCATCACTCACCATATACCTGCGCGATTATGAAGGGCAGTTCCGCCGCGAAGCGCTGGAGGAAGCCTATAACCGGTTTTATTCCGATTGTCTAACCCTCCAAACATCACGGACCGAATGA
- a CDS encoding carotenoid biosynthesis protein, producing the protein MLLSFLLLIWYDSGRRSGGQLKRIVFYTFVFTAGFMVEMWGVNTGALFGSYLYGSGLGPRIAGTPPFIGLSWVLMIYLTSAIFTPMQCNLLDGIVWPSLMMVGYDLVMEHVAPKMDMWSWQEDVIPIQNYLMWGLLAVIFHTIRYMMKVSDRNPMALPLFIVQTLFFLFILLIN; encoded by the coding sequence TTGCTGCTCTCGTTCTTGCTGCTCATATGGTACGATAGCGGCCGCCGGAGTGGGGGGCAGCTAAAAAGGATTGTTTTTTACACCTTTGTCTTCACCGCCGGCTTCATGGTTGAGATGTGGGGAGTCAACACCGGCGCGCTGTTCGGCAGCTACCTTTACGGTAGCGGACTGGGACCCAGGATTGCCGGTACACCACCGTTTATCGGGCTCAGCTGGGTGTTGATGATCTATCTTACATCGGCCATCTTCACCCCGATGCAGTGTAACCTGCTCGACGGCATCGTGTGGCCCTCGCTGATGATGGTGGGTTATGACCTGGTCATGGAACATGTAGCTCCCAAGATGGACATGTGGTCGTGGCAAGAGGATGTAATCCCCATACAGAACTACCTTATGTGGGGGCTGCTGGCTGTCATCTTCCATACAATACGCTACATGATGAAGGTCAGCGACCGCAACCCGATGGCATTGCCGCTCTTCATAGTGCAGACGCTTTTCTTTCTGTTTATACTGTTAATTAATTGA
- the idi gene encoding isopentenyl-diphosphate Delta-isomerase: MTEIQNLVQLVDEQDNPVGTMEKMEAHRHPTLHRAVSVLVFNSSGDWLLHRRAAGKYHSACLWSNACCTHPLPGEAHADAARRRLQEEMGIAAEGELEHLFDFIYRAKVDKELTEYEYDRVFSLTSDEVPRPHPDEVDEWRYVTSEALHEELRLYSGRFTEWFKLIFQRSAGT, from the coding sequence ATGACAGAAATACAAAACCTGGTGCAATTGGTCGACGAGCAGGACAATCCTGTCGGGACCATGGAGAAAATGGAAGCACACCGCCATCCTACGTTGCACCGTGCAGTATCGGTGCTGGTATTTAACTCTTCCGGCGACTGGCTCCTGCACCGCCGTGCCGCTGGAAAGTACCACTCTGCCTGCCTCTGGTCCAACGCCTGCTGTACACACCCATTGCCGGGAGAAGCACATGCCGATGCAGCCCGTCGCAGGCTGCAGGAGGAGATGGGTATCGCTGCCGAAGGAGAATTGGAGCATCTTTTCGACTTCATTTACCGGGCAAAGGTGGATAAGGAGCTGACCGAGTATGAGTACGACAGGGTCTTCTCCCTGACCAGCGATGAGGTTCCACGGCCACACCCCGATGAAGTTGATGAGTGGAGATACGTTACTTCGGAGGCGCTGCATGAGGAGTTGAGACTGTATTCAGGTCGCTTCACCGAGTGGTTTAAATTGATTTTTCAGCGTTCAGCCGGTACGTGA
- a CDS encoding phytoene/squalene synthase family protein: MITEDTGYLKYCKLSFGMSREVTRHYSTSFYSATQLFPSPVREAIHGIYGFVRLADEIVDSFHGCDQKILLDRFEADYYFALEQGVSSNPVINSFLLTVNRYGIDDAYVRAFLASMRADLEKKIYTTRLETEWYIYGSADVVGLMCLRVFCDHDEQLFGELVMPAMRLGSAFQKVNFLRDLRHDVLELGRIYFPVFSLKHFNEQTKLELVDDIKADFAEALKGIRRLPDNSRLAVHTAYRYYVRLLDKIRETPACELISRRIRIPNAEKFRLLSGAVLKHKLHMQII; encoded by the coding sequence ATGATCACAGAAGACACCGGCTATTTGAAATATTGCAAGCTATCCTTTGGGATGAGCCGCGAGGTGACTAGGCACTACAGTACTTCTTTCTACTCTGCTACACAGCTCTTTCCTTCGCCTGTTAGGGAAGCAATTCACGGTATATACGGCTTTGTGCGGTTGGCCGATGAGATCGTTGACTCGTTCCACGGCTGTGACCAAAAAATTCTGCTTGACCGGTTCGAGGCGGACTACTATTTTGCTCTGGAGCAGGGCGTAAGTTCAAACCCGGTGATCAATTCCTTCTTGCTCACCGTCAACCGCTACGGCATCGATGATGCCTATGTCCGGGCATTCCTGGCCAGCATGCGTGCCGACCTGGAGAAGAAGATTTATACCACCAGGCTCGAGACTGAATGGTATATCTATGGATCGGCGGACGTGGTGGGGTTGATGTGCCTCAGGGTTTTTTGTGACCATGACGAACAGTTGTTCGGAGAACTGGTGATGCCGGCTATGCGCCTTGGCTCAGCTTTTCAGAAAGTCAATTTCCTGCGTGACTTGCGGCACGATGTGCTGGAGCTGGGACGTATTTACTTTCCCGTCTTTTCTTTGAAGCATTTTAATGAGCAAACCAAACTGGAGCTGGTGGATGATATCAAGGCCGATTTTGCCGAGGCCCTCAAGGGGATTCGGCGGTTGCCCGACAACTCACGCCTTGCCGTTCATACTGCCTACCGATACTATGTGCGTTTACTGGACAAGATCCGTGAAACACCTGCCTGTGAATTGATTTCCAGAAGAATACGAATCCCCAATGCCGAAAAGTTCCGGTTGCTTTCCGGTGCCGTCCTCAAACACAAATTACATATGCAGATCATATGA